In Cryptococcus gattii WM276 chromosome B, complete sequence, the DNA window TGTTTGCCCATATTGCCATTCCCAAGATTTCAACTCTTCATACCCGTCCCAGATCTTCTGCTCTTTGACCATGGATTCCGTGACCTCACATGTTGTCATGGACTTCCCTTCGCCAGCATAGGTTTTAGCAAACTCGGCAGTGACGGCTCTTACAAAGTCGTCATGGTGCAGGTGCTTGGATAGTCCCGGTGGGAGATAATGATTTAGTGTTGTGACCGGTGAGCGATACGAGGCGATACCCTTGGTTTCCATCTTTGGCTACAGAGGTTACAGTTAGAAGAACGCTCCGTGAAACTTGATGTGACTTACTGAACTTGATCTTAATGACTTCCCAAGCTCGGccagagaagaagaaatgagCATGGTTCCATGGTGGTACGCTCTGTGTTGGATAATCTTGTATGCAGATCCCGAGACGTAAGCAAGAGAAGTCAGCATTGGGGTACTAGAACCCGCTCTGAACTACTCATCTTATACTCCCTATCCCCATCTCTTATTATTACATCATTCCTGTCGTTTACCCCGCACCCAGTAATACCAAGTGTTTCTCTTATAGCTCGTGCGACCAGCTGCGCGCCGTGCGACCTTGTGAAGAGAAGACGAGGGAGAATGATGGAGAAGTTTGTGTTGCCCATATCCTACACTCATGGTGTGTGTGGTTAATAATCGGCCGACGGGCAGGGACAGAACGAACATGGTACACTGTGCCGCCCCCCGAACGTCTTCGTACAAGTGGAATGGACTCTTCTCTGAGCTTTTTGGGCGTAGTCTCTTTCCAGGGATTCTATGGCAAGTCAGGTTTTTCCAGTTCTGTTAAGACATATGCGTACTTGATTGCGCCCTATAACTACACATGGGAAGTTGCGATATAAAAATAAGACTGGTTGGTCATGCGGCGTGTTTCGAAATAACCTTGGTGGAGAATTAGTTAGCGTAGACTTGGACCGAAAAAGTCTTTGCGTACCAGTCTTCGTATGATAAGTTAAACCACGGATCATGACTCTTTGATATGTAGGTAATGGGCTTCAATGGCAAGTTAGCAAAAGGTGAAATGATTGGATTTACATAGACTATACATACTGCACCAAGTTCTATATTCTCAGTGGCTGGTGTCTGAGGCTGAGCAGCCTTGTCGTGGAAACGGAGGGTCGAGGTGTGGAGGGCTCGACGAGTGATGTGAGGAAGGCAGGAAGGGGAGCGAAGGACAGTTGAAAGAGATACCATCCTCGAGCTGCAATAGATGCGAGTGTGCTGAGTACGGTTGTTGATGATGCAGGGGCCAAGGGAATATATATGTATACGCACCCGTAATACTGTACTTAATGACGATTTGAGGAGCAAATACATAAGATGACCACAAAAGTCACAAGGCGGAACCAAATTGACTTAGTGCACGCGTATACCACTTTAGTAATAAGTCGCGTCAACCAGTTCCCACTCAAATTGTTGTCGTCGCGTTCCTCATTAATTCGTCTCTACTTTCCTATTCCTATAACTACGGCTCCTTGCCCATCATGAGCAACCGACGAGGGCATCTTTCTCGCAAGATACCCAATGCTATTAATAGACCCGCGCCACCCAAGGCTCGCATTCCCAGAGAGCAATCCCCCTTGAGCCGGATGGATTTGGAGCTCTTGCGACAGGCGGAGGCCGACGGTGAGTGGTTGATCGACGACGTTAGGAGTGATCATACTCATCTAGATTCAAGATGAACGAGAATGGAATATATTACACCAGTCAGCAAAACCCTGGAAAGGAGTTTTCATCACGTTCACAGGTGTGGAAAACAAAGTCGGTGCATCTACAGATTTTTGTGTCCCGTGCTAACCTCTTATAAAGGCACAACTAAGCCGTCTCGCCAGGGAACTTGGAGCTGAAGTCGATACTGCCCTTACAAGAAGCATAACGCATGTCGTAGCTGTCAGTTACGAGTCTCCAAAATACCAAGTGAGCCTTGTGCTTTGTGCGAGTCTGTGAAACTGACATCTACAGTTTGCTCTGGCAAATGGTATACCTGTAATGACACCGGCATGGATCACCGAGGCTCATGAGATATGGTTGGCTGGTGAGGAGCTTAATTTtgaggaagacgaggaaaaTCATCGGCTACTGCCATTTACGGGATTCAGGATATCCATGTCTGGTATCGATCAGAGTATGCCCCTATCCTCCAATCCTAGGTGTCACTAACAATGCTGTGATTAGTGGATCGTCGCAGATTCCTGATTCAACTCATCACCAATAATGGAGGTGATTATTCGAAAGATCTCGATCGTGACTGCACCCACCTTGTATCTGCACATCCTACAAGCGACAAACGCCGCTCGGAAAAAGTCAAATGGGCTCTTCGTGAGAATGCCGAAAATGAGGCcagaaggagaaaagggGTGAGGGACGAGCGAGACATTTTAATCGTGTACGAGGAATGGATTTGGGACTGCGTAGCGTACCGTGGAAGATGGCCATCGGACAAGTACGATGCCACCAAGCCACGGCGAGGAGGCAAAGTTGATCCAGGTGAGTAAATTAAGAATCGGTCGTATCTTGGCTGACTTTAGGACAGAGGAGGTTATCAACGGCACTTTTCAAATTCCCCGACCTGATTGCAAGGTTGTCATCAACAGCTCTACCGCTACTGGTGGAGAATTAGATACGAGCGAACAAGCTTCTGTTCGGCGTCGCAAAGCTACCGGATTAGATACTTTAGTCGGACAGATAATAGGTGAGGGCAAAAGTCGAGATGCACCCAAAAGAGGTGCGCCATCGGAGGTTCTTGAAGAACCAGCCTCCAAACGACCCCAACCAGTCGCCAAAAGTTCAATGGTTCATCTTCCCCGTTCAACATCTTTTACCACTGCCGATGTCCCTACATCCGTGCGTCCCACAACTAACGACACAGAAGACATAGCCAAGGCCGACGAATCAAAATATGTTGCTAGGATTTTTGAAGGGCTTAGAGTGGCTGTTTGCAAAAGCAAGGGATGGGAGGCGATGCTGGAAGCGTTGTCATCGCGCGGTGCAATCCTTGTTGATGAAAAGGATTGGATGAAGGGAGAGACGTGCAACTATGCGATCATAAGACTGTAAGGGGACCTGGTTCCTATGACAGCGTGCTAATAAGATGGTTTTAGAGCCAACCCGAATATACCACCTATGCCTGAGGGACAAAGTACAATCTACGTGACTGAGAACTGGGTCGAGTCATGTATTGTCGAAGGAAAGCTTGTGTCTCCAGACGAACATCTGTTATACAAACCTTTGACCATCGATGTCCCCATTCCAGGTCAGTTGACAAGGTAATCAAGATGTTTTGCTTTCTGATCTGTTATGCAGGAGCAAAAGGAATCATTGTCCATATTTCGGGTTCCGAAGATCATCAGCTTTCCTCATATCATCGTCGGCTTGCCAGGGCTCTTGGTAAGTGTCGCTCAATGTTTATTTATCGATTTATCAACTCTCCTGTATTAGGCTTTGAAATTCGACTCACTGTAGATCGTGATGTTACTCACCTCGTCTCTTTCCGCAACCACGGCATCAAGATCCGGCGTGCAAAGGCTTGGGGGTCTCAAATCGTGACACATGACTGGTTGTTAAAGATGGCAGAGACAGGGAAGCTCGAGCCAGAGGAGAGATATTACCTGCATATCCCACCGGAGAATCTGCGTGGATCTCGCAGTAAGTTGCTGACTCGTGAATTCTGCATCTTGTGTACTGACATGATGCCAGAAGACCTACCTTCGTCTGCAGGTGGCAAGGTCAACAATTCGATGACCGACTTGTCCGTCCTTAATGATCCGAGGCTTGAGCACCGCTTCGAGCGTAGCACATCTGATCAAAATCAGCAGATAACCACTGCAACAGGTCCTTCGTCTATCCCAGCCTCTCGAGCCCTCAGACCCACGCCTACGCATGTCAACGACTCAACGGACGATATCTCTATGCTCGATGCTCGGACTGATGTATCCGAGATTCAACATGTCGATGTAACCATGGAAGAACGGTCAGATCCCGTCAAGCCCTCTCCACAATCGCTCAACCGACATATCTCTGCTCCAGCCCCTCGATCTAGTCCACTCAACAACAAATTCCTTACAGAAACAAATACAAATACGAATATGACGCCGGGCAATTCCGCAGCCGGTGCTTCTACGTTTGCTTTGCCAAATAAGGCCGCAAGTGCAGCAGCGCTAGAGGATATGGACAGGAAGCAAGATATTTCTGATGTACTAAGACGGTTGGCAGAGAAACCAAGCGGAACGCTGGTGTCTTTACCAAGGCGAGGAAGGCCTTCAGCCAGAATCAAAGTGAGTCTGTCATTCAGCGTCCCCATGATCCTTCTGACTATCTCTTCTCACAAACAAGAACACAAATTCCCGCTCCCCTGCAATACTCTCGCCTTCGAACCCCCATAATCCACAGCCTCTACACTCAAATTACCAAGAATCTATGGAAGTTGAAGATGACCCGATGAAGAACTTTGAAAATGACGTGCCTGAAGAAAGCATGCAGATCAAGTATGTTGATCAGAAAGCTGTCAGGGAGCGGAGAAAACTTATGGCCCTGTTTGGCGAGGAAGGGGAATCTtcaaagaaaaagaaacGCTAAAAGTGTCAGGGCACGCATTCAAGGGTAGTCTTGTTGTAATTTTGTCATGCATGTTGTCATGGTATTCTTGATAGAACACATCCTTGTGGTAAACAGCTCCTCGGTCCGCATtgtattattattttttACGTACCAGTGTAATGGACGCGACTTCCTTTTGTGACGTGTTGTTTATTGTTTTTATGTGCCTGCCGCAGCCACGTGGCTCATCCAGTTCCGCATCCACACCCCTGCGCTCCTCTTTCTTACTTTCCGCTgtctctctctcttcttcttctcatccgTCAATCATGCCAGTCacaaagaagaagggcgCAGTATTCGCCATATACACAGACTCCCCAGACCGTAGCTCTCAGCCACTCTCCAAACAGCCCACACGCACATCACCAAGGCGGTCAACAAACACGTCCCGCAAGGCCCTCACTTCTCTCCAACCCAAGTCACTCGTGCCTCCTTCATCCAGAGCATTATCACTCAAACAATCAGCTGTTTTGAAGCATAATCCACAGCAAGATGCTCCAGCCaaatcaaaatcaaaatcTACCATTCAGATCTATACCGATCCTGAACCATCAAAACCGAAATCATCGGGGGTCATTGGTGCAACTGCAATTAAACGTCGAGCCGCAACGTCAACCTTGGTAGCAAGCCAACCTCTACCTGTTCCACCATCCATCAAGCGCACTAGGGACTTGCTCTCGCCTTTACCCATCTTTTTGGACTCTCAGGAAAATGAGGGTGCATCCTGTCGACCTACGACGCGTTCCGTGACCGGTCGGTCTCCAGCCAAGCGCGGACGAACAGTTCTCTCTGCTGTTGAATCCTCTCCCGCCATTCTTTCATCTGCCAGTCGTCGCAAGAAGGAGGTAGCAATGAACAAGGAGAACTCTGCTCCTCCCACTCTGCTGTTTGACGATTTTGAGGGATCGCCCGCGACGCGCACCAGATCCAAGGTTCGCAATATGCCATTCGAATTTAGCGTGACCCTTAGCCCGCTCAACTTTCGCAATACCCCACGGCAGCGTCGTCGAACCGAGGTTGAACGTTTGCTTGGTGACAGCCCAGTACTGGGCGTCAATGCCACGAGGAGAGATGCTGTTGAAGAGATGACTGATCATGGGAGTCCTACGGCGGAGAAGACTGGAGGTGGAAAACCATTGGCGGGTAAGACCCGAGGTAAAGGGATAGCTGTTCGGTCGGATGCAATCTTGGCAGATGTTAGTGAAGCGTATGGGGCTAAAGGGGATGCGCCGGAAGGTTTTGATTCTCAAGGCGTGAGCATCTCTTTATTTATCTCGAGTCGTGGAGACTAACTTGTAACCTAGCGATGATAAACCTTGCCTTCTTGTCATACACATCTACGAATTTTACGACTTTCCATGATCATGACGACTACTTTATATCCATTAGACATGCTTATACCGTTTTATTACTTCCAGTCTTAACCCCTCATATACTAGTCGCTGATAATGCCTCTTGTTACTTGCTACTAATGGCTCAACGACGTTGCGACCCGATTATGCCTATCATATCATGCACTTGTATGATTTTTGCCTTTCGTAGCAGGAACGGAATATAACAACATGTCTATATTAAACCCATAGTATCGTGATCATAAGGTCTCGTCATAAGTTTATAAAAACGTTAAATTAAACTCCTCTACCGATGCAGTCGCCACATGCCGAAAAAGGTTCTATATAAAGCAGCAATTTATTTAGTTCTGACTAAATGTATACGGCTCCGGCAAAAATAGCTGGTCTATGGTCTGATCTGCCTTCCAACAGTCTCATCCTGCCATACAATCAGCACTTATTTCAAGCCGAGATATCAGATAAATGAACTCACCCGGCATCATCAACAGTCCCATAATACAAACATCTCACTTCGCCCTTTCGCCacctcttttcctcctgATTTAACTCTTCACCAGCCCCCTCTTTAtccttttccccttccGTACTCCTATCGCTCCTATGCAGCCACCCAGGCAGGTCTCTCAAAAACCTCATAAAAGCGTTCTTGTCGTGCTCTCGCCTGTTACTGACCGTAGGCGTCGGTCCAGCCAACGTCGCAGCGTGCGTCAGGGGCTGGAAAGAAGGGTTGGTTTCCATGTTTGTTGAAGTGGGACGGGAAGGCGTGTACGATCTGGAGTGAATGGGTGGTATGGGTGTGTTCGAACCggaaggtggaggtgtTTCAGCGGTGTCAGGAGCTGAGTCCGTCTGGGAAGATGACAACGGCTGCAAAGTACTGGCTCGTACAGGCGAATCCGTTCTGCTGTGACTCTTGTTCTTCGGGTTCGCaccacttcctcttctcataaTGCCCGATTTTGTTCCTATTTTTGTGGGGGTAGCCAAAGCTCCAACAATGCCATCGCTCACTctacccttcttcttttccttttccttttcctgCTCAATCCCTTGGTCTCCAGTGCTATCAGAATTCGATCGAGGTCGAGCGGCCACAGATTTGATTCGGTCGATATGAGGCGACTGACCGGTtgtggaagaggaagtaCCATTtaaagaagaagatgacgTTGGGTCAAAGCTGAGCTTTCGTTTGGGGAGGTCGGAAGTCGAATGAGTCATCTGAGGAGTTGTCGACTCCGAACCAGCCTTGTCTGGGCTCACCCTTGGCATCGAAGTACTGGCAGGCAATAGctctttttccttccccaGAGAGCTGGCCTGTCGTGGGGCAGGGATAAGACCCGACCCCGACTCGGTCGCCGTGGGTCTTAGATCGGGCGATTCAGGTGGCGATGAGACGATGGTGTCGCTCATATTGCGATCCGCATCAAACCTCAATGCCTTGTTCACCTTTCGACCCAAGTCATCATCCTCATTACTCTCCTTTATGGTGTGTTCCAGTTTTTTCCCAGACCCAGTTGTGGTAGGTACCAACAATGAAGGTTCCCTGGTAGAGCTACGTCCCATTGGCAACCTGAAATGCCCACCGAAATTAGAAAATGCGGTGGAAATCCTGGATAATGGCCGGTCCTGGTTAAGCAAAAAGTCGTGGTCTTCATTGACTGGCTCAAGAGGTGGAGATGGTGGGTCGGGAGTGATGTGCGCTTTCCATAGCACTCGATCACACTTCCATTAGGATCATTAGTTTACACTCCCCCCAGAGTATGtttgaaaaaaaaaaaaaagcaTACGTACCCAGCTGGGTACTCTTTGCTTTTTTGAACTATCATAAACCCCTTCACGCCTATCAATATCCAAATCATTATCCAGTCCTTCCCCCTCTTCTAACTCTCTATGCACCGACTTGCTGCTTGAAGTCCGTCTCATTCCTGAAAGTCTTCTTGTAAAAGGAGGTTTAGTCGAGTCAGCAGTGTAGTTGGTGGGTGAGGTTGAACCGTGTGAAGTAATTGATCTGTCCGTCTTAAAGGGGATTCCTAAATGGTCATCCTGGGATGAAGCGGTAGGGTTTCGGATGCTGCGATAAGACGAAACGGACATCCGCCCATTGTCGGGTTCCCCGGTGTACTCGGTGCCAAAGTTGGTAGATGCAAAACTCGACATGGAAGTCCGACGAGATTCGTACTCGTTTCTGTCCTGTTTTTCCTCGTGTCTTTCCCGCCTGGCGGTACATGTACTCTCCCGTCTCTTCCTCCTACTGACTCTTCTCTCaatattattattgttatGATTATTATTCTGTCTGCCAGGACTCCCCGTCAGGATCCCATCCATCTTGACCAAACCCAACAGATGTCGAGTCTTTTCCTTTAACGCGCTCTCAAACGCATTATGCTGGTGGCGGCGGggttggtggtggtggaagTGGGGACGAGGTTCAGAATCGGCATCCGAGTCATCCTCGTCCATATCCGTGTACACGGTGGACGCCACTCCAGAGGTGTATCGACTAGACTCGAAAGATTGTCGTCGATAATCTTCCTCGTCACTCCTATCGCCGCTCCTGGACGGAGGCCTTGGCTGGTCTGGCCTGTCGGTTTCTTGGCCAGGTGGTGTAGAGCTGGATCCTTGACCTATCGTCATCTCGCCCAGGGGTACAGAAGCAGACGCAGGCGCAGATGCTTCCTCGCCCGCTTTCTCGCCCATCTCCTCGATAGCGTCCGCTTCCGGCACCCCACTCAACGATTTCTGGTGCCCACCTGTTTTGCGACCACCACCACtagcaacagcagcagggctggaagaggagattgaaGGGTCATTGTCGACTGATGCAACAGAGGCAGAGGATTTACGGCGTTTGAGGTTTCGCCGCATCTCGCGGTTGGTTGCACGGACGGATTTCCACACCTGTTAACATAAAGGTAACAAGTTAAGTCACGTTTTGTCATGTTTaagagatggaaaaaaATTACGCACATCATACTTGAAAGTGCACGGGAAACTGATTGGACCCTCTTCAAACCCAGGGAAGGGATTGTTTTCGGGGTCGGCCATGACCATCTTGAGTTGATCCCACATGAGCGCTTCCTCGTATTCTAGGAAAAGTGTGTTCAGCTGCGAGTATTACAGATAACAAGGGAGATTACAAAACTTACTCTTTTGTTCAATGAGCCAATCGGCATGTAATCTAGAAAGTTCCAAACGGAAATTCACTACCTCTTATCAGCCTTCCATTTTTATTACACATTTTTATGTAGACTTACAATCTCCACACCAGAATACAGTATCAAACCGATCAGTAATATCTTCTGCTTGCGCTATAGGATCATCTTTGGGTAAGAAACAATCTAGACGGAGTTCGGATTTGATCTTGGCGATGTTGGCAAGACGGGCTGCTTGTCTGTCGGTGTGTGCGGCGAGATGAGAGTTGACAAACAGGAATCGGTGATCGGCGAACTTGAGACTTATCCCGCTTTGATTAAAACAGGTCAGTATTTATTAGGAATGGAGGATAAAGAGTGTTTTTGGGGGCTGGCGGGACTTACATTCCACCCTTGTTACCGAATCGACCACCTGCTAAACCTGTAGTCACAAAGTCTTTATCCAATTCTAGTCGGGTATATTAACGATACATTAATAGGCCTTCGGACATAGAGGACATACCTTGTATGAGATGCTCTGCACCTTTATATACGTATAGAGAAAAGTACATTCCCAACAATCTCTCCTTTGCCACGTGCACATACATTCCTTGATCGTCATTTTTCGTCTCTTTTGTAGGAATGACAATTTCTGGGCGCCTCAACTTTTGCTTTGGCGGGGATGACATGGCCTTTGGCTTTTGCTGCAATCTCTTGttattgttgttgtcgCCCGCGAGACCTATGTAAGGGGCAGCGGCAGTAGCGTCTTCACCGTCGTTATCCTCCGAATCATCACTTGATGAATTTATAAACGCATTTGAACCCAATTCAAGAGAAGAGCGGGATGTTGCTGCCAATGGGCTTGAAGGAGGTCGTAGATGGCTAGGTCCATGTGCACTGGAGATGTTACCGCTGCTGTTAGCAG includes these proteins:
- a CDS encoding uncharacterized protein (Similar to TIGR gene model, INSD accession AAW41740.1) — encoded protein: MVSLSTVLRSPSCLPHITRRALHTSTLRFHDKAAQPQTPATENIELGAPITYISKSHDPWFNLSYEDWLFRNTPHDQPVLFLYRNFPCVVIGRNQNPWKETTPKKLREESIPLVRRRSGGGTVYHDMGNTNFSIILPRLLFTRSHGAQLVARAIRETLGITGTPMLTSLAYVSGSAYKIIQHRAYHHGTMLISSSLAELGKSLRSSSPKMETKGIASYRSPVTTLNHYLPPGLSKHLHHDDFVRAVTAEFAKTYAGEGKSMTTCEVTESMVKEQKIWDGYEELKSWEWQYGQTPEFTNELEGNFSFGDLSISIAARHALITSIGIHLTPPLHVSTEEKSIKQAYLDSLALSLVGKRYESLEGFEGVMGEEWDDEHWRDLGNDIVSWLRKHM
- a CDS encoding Hypothetical Protein (Similar to TIGR gene model, INSD accession AAW41522.1): MSNRRGHLSRKIPNAINRPAPPKARIPREQSPLSRMDLELLRQAEADDEREWNILHQSAKPWKGVFITFTGVENKAQLSRLARELGAEVDTALTRSITHVVAVSYESPKYQFALANGIPVMTPAWITEAHEIWLAGEELNFEEDEENHRLLPFTGFRISMSGIDQMDRRRFLIQLITNNGGDYSKDLDRDCTHLVSAHPTSDKRRSEKVKWALRENAENEARRRKGVRDERDILIVYEEWIWDCVAYRGRWPSDKYDATKPRRGGKVDPEEVINGTFQIPRPDCKVVINSSTATGGELDTSEQASVRRRKATGLDTLVGQIIGEGKSRDAPKRGAPSEVLEEPASKRPQPVAKSSMVHLPRSTSFTTADVPTSVRPTTNDTEDIAKADESKYVARIFEGLRVAVCKSKGWEAMLEALSSRGAILVDEKDWMKGETCNYAIIRLANPNIPPMPEGQSTIYVTENWVESCIVEGKLVSPDEHLLYKPLTIDVPIPGFEIRLTVDRDVTHLVSFRNHGIKIRRAKAWGSQIVTHDWLLKMAETGKLEPEERYYLHIPPENLRGSRSKLLTREFCILCGKVNNSMTDLSVLNDPRLEHRFERSTSDQNQQITTATGPSSIPASRALRPTPTHVNDSTDDISMLDARTDVSEIQHVDVTMEERSDPVKPSPQSLNRHISAPAPRSSPLNNKFLTETNTNTNMTPGNSAAGASTFALPNKAASAAALEDMDRKQDISDVLRRLAEKPSGTLVSLPRRGRPSARIKNTNSRSPAILSPSNPHNPQPLHSNYQESMEVEDDPMKNFENDVPEESMQIKYVDQKAVRERRKLMALFGEEGESSKKKKR
- a CDS encoding uncharacterized protein (Similar to TIGR gene model, INSD accession AAW41521.1); this translates as MPRLLEAFAHHKHISPSDSSSHQDYDAPMQDPSRLRSRLHALFHSKDDHPEDDAAQSSQKQPVIQVTDSEEGSGDGHDISRSMSFPLSNGTEVEGTAIVVPPKPQREAIKVLVVTWNMGDALPKGDLSVLLGQVPPYKPPQSPITGLPSLPVENAHPYHIVVIAGQECPTPSGAPRGLGGGLIKGVTLRHKKDIKEKKEKETKEKDKEAKEETIDLEKDIEDVPGTKSPEIGDDDERLRATSPMTPHSPFLHRLSPAAKGWSQMLDDYLCGPNYRYNVPHSLASSNPTSSRDSPVPAHHKPNGQSPLPSPQLSAILRSSSTPMTPSSPISIPVPAPLAKVAAANSSGNISSAHGPSHLRPPSSPLAATSRSSLELGSNAFINSSSDDSEDNDGEDATAAAPYIGLAGDNNNNKRLQQKPKAMSSPPKQKLRRPEIVIPTKETKNDDQGMYVHVAKERLLGMYFSLYVYKGAEHLIQELDKDFVTTGLAGGRFGNKGGIGISLKFADHRFLFVNSHLAAHTDRQAARLANIAKIKSELRLDCFLPKDDPIAQAEDITDRFDTVFWCGDLNFRLELSRLHADWLIEQKKYEEALMWDQLKMVMADPENNPFPGFEEGPISFPCTFKYDVWKSVRATNREMRRNLKRRKSSASVASVDNDPSISSSSPAAVASGGGRKTGGHQKSLSGVPEADAIEEMGEKAGEEASAPASASVPLGEMTIGQGSSSTPPGQETDRPDQPRPPSRSGDRSDEEDYRRQSFESSRYTSGVASTVYTDMDEDDSDADSEPRPHFHHHQPRRHQHNAFESALKEKTRHLLGLVKMDGILTGSPGRQNNNHNNNNIERRVSRRKRRESTCTARRERHEEKQDRNEYESRRTSMSSFASTNFGTEYTGEPDNGRMSVSSYRSIRNPTASSQDDHLGIPFKTDRSITSHGSTSPTNYTADSTKPPFTRRLSGMRRTSSSKSVHRELEEGEGLDNDLDIDRREGVYDSSKKQRVPSWCDRVLWKAHITPDPPSPPLEPVNEDHDFLLNQDRPLSRISTAFSNFGGHFRLPMGRSSTREPSLLVPTTTGSGKKLEHTIKESNEDDDLGRKVNKALRFDADRNMSDTIVSSPPESPDLRPTATESGSGLIPAPRQASSLGKEKELLPASTSMPRVSPDKAGSESTTPQMTHSTSDLPKRKLSFDPTSSSSLNGTSSSTTGQSPHIDRIKSVAARPRSNSDSTGDQGIEQEKEKEKKKGRVSDGIVGALATPTKIGTKSGIMRRGSGANPKNKSHSRTDSPVRASTLQPLSSSQTDSAPDTAETPPPSGSNTPIPPIHSRSYTPSRPTSTNMETNPSFQPLTHAATLAGPTPTVSNRREHDKNAFMRFLRDLPGWLHRSDRSTEGEKDKEGAGEELNQEEKRWRKGEVRCLYYGTVDDAGMRLLEGRSDHRPAIFAGAVYI